A genome region from Paradevosia shaoguanensis includes the following:
- a CDS encoding helix-turn-helix domain-containing protein, protein MAEVAAAPKSLEKRREQAPLPVPRPDRRFYANTSAFGRFGIRWFDPQIMPQEHSHGHIELNWLTAGGMDYVYDGQPVSVPPERLIMFWAGIPHQTIALDRGQQGDSRQCNVYLPLDSFLHMQTLGRLTETMMGGGVIALTPDAIDEHTLRRWYQDYRSGNAERTDILKSEINNMLRRAALIGWDELLPPWIESVTPTTKAATPVRYVVAMVRHIIENLSDPLTAEDVAKVVGLHPNYALNLFTEVMRVSVRKFVVRMRLIRARSLLFEGNISIANVAYQSGFTSLSQFYEHFRAAYGMTPREMRQNLHG, encoded by the coding sequence ATGGCCGAGGTGGCAGCGGCACCCAAGTCCCTGGAAAAGCGGCGCGAACAGGCGCCATTGCCGGTGCCGCGGCCGGACCGGCGCTTCTATGCCAACACCTCTGCCTTCGGACGTTTCGGCATCCGCTGGTTCGATCCGCAGATCATGCCACAGGAGCACAGCCATGGGCATATCGAGCTCAACTGGCTCACCGCCGGGGGCATGGATTACGTCTATGACGGCCAGCCGGTCAGCGTGCCGCCCGAGCGCCTCATCATGTTCTGGGCCGGCATTCCGCACCAGACCATAGCGCTCGATCGCGGCCAGCAGGGCGACTCGCGCCAGTGCAACGTCTACCTGCCGCTCGACTCGTTCCTGCACATGCAGACGCTGGGCCGGCTCACCGAGACCATGATGGGCGGCGGCGTCATCGCCCTCACCCCCGACGCCATCGACGAGCATACGTTGCGCCGCTGGTATCAGGACTATCGCTCCGGCAATGCCGAGCGCACCGACATCCTCAAGTCCGAGATCAACAACATGCTGCGGCGCGCCGCACTCATCGGCTGGGACGAGCTGCTGCCGCCCTGGATCGAGTCCGTCACCCCCACGACCAAGGCCGCCACGCCGGTTCGCTACGTCGTCGCCATGGTCCGCCACATCATCGAGAACCTCTCCGATCCCCTGACCGCCGAAGACGTGGCCAAGGTGGTCGGGCTCCACCCCAATTACGCCCTCAATCTCTTCACCGAAGTGATGCGCGTTTCGGTCCGCAAGTTCGTGGTGCGCATGCGCCTCATCCGCGCGCGCTCGCTGCTCTTTGAGGGCAATATCTCGATCGCCAACGTCGCCTACCAGTCGGGCTTCACTTCGCTCAGCCAGTTCTACGAGCATTTCCGCGCCGCCTACGGCATGACCCCGCGCGAGATGCGGCAGAACCTGCACGGCTGA
- a CDS encoding NAD(P)-dependent oxidoreductase has translation MAKVAFIGLGVMGYPMARHLAAKGHEVTVYNRTGAKAERWVSEFGGRAAPTPAEAARGQEFVFACVGNDDDLRQVTLGAAGAFGAMEKGAVFVDHTTASAGIARELAAAADGFDVIDAPVSGGQAGAENGVLTVMCGGEAAPFARAEPVMAAYARATRLLGPAGSGQLAKMMNQICIAGAVQGLAEAIHFGKQAGLDIEAVIDTISKGAAQSWQMENRYKTMNEGKFDFGFAVDWMRKDLSIVLGEARSNGSTLPVTALVDQFYADVQTMGGGRWDTSSLLARLERKG, from the coding sequence ATGGCCAAGGTAGCGTTCATCGGGTTGGGAGTGATGGGCTATCCCATGGCGCGGCATCTGGCGGCCAAGGGCCACGAGGTGACCGTCTACAACCGCACCGGAGCCAAGGCCGAGCGCTGGGTCTCCGAATTCGGCGGCCGCGCGGCTCCGACCCCGGCCGAGGCGGCGCGCGGGCAGGAATTCGTCTTTGCCTGCGTCGGCAATGACGACGACCTGCGCCAGGTGACGCTCGGCGCCGCGGGCGCTTTCGGGGCCATGGAGAAAGGGGCGGTGTTCGTCGACCACACGACGGCGTCGGCAGGGATCGCGCGTGAGCTCGCGGCGGCGGCCGATGGCTTCGACGTGATCGATGCGCCGGTCTCGGGCGGGCAGGCCGGGGCCGAGAATGGAGTGCTGACCGTCATGTGTGGCGGCGAGGCGGCGCCATTCGCGCGGGCCGAACCGGTGATGGCGGCCTATGCCCGCGCAACCCGGCTTCTCGGGCCGGCGGGATCGGGACAGCTGGCCAAGATGATGAACCAGATCTGCATCGCCGGGGCGGTGCAGGGGCTGGCCGAGGCGATCCACTTCGGCAAGCAGGCGGGGCTCGATATCGAGGCGGTGATCGACACCATCTCCAAGGGCGCGGCGCAGTCCTGGCAGATGGAGAACCGCTACAAGACCATGAACGAAGGCAAGTTCGATTTCGGCTTCGCCGTCGACTGGATGCGCAAGGACCTGTCGATCGTGCTGGGCGAAGCCCGCAGCAACGGCTCGACCCTGCCGGTCACGGCGCTGGTGGATCAGTTCTACGCCGACGTGCAGACGATGGGCGGCGGCCGGTGGGATACGTCGAGCTTGCTGGCTCGGTTGGAGCGGAAGGGGTAG
- a CDS encoding Crp/Fnr family transcriptional regulator, which produces MNSFEMFSASALSAWLDQASDAAPHPPNDHLADLQNDAAEALMAHSFLRHCAPGQAVLVEGEPAEFVGLVISGVLKVCRSLADDRQQIVGLLFAGSFFGRAFETVAHFSVEAASEAEIRCIRRRDFEVLLERHPDLQQHMLSIVLDELQAARDWMVLLGCQETLERVACFFALLLQRGEGGSDRVTFPIGRRDIAGYLGTTVETLSRQVQLLSREGVIEILDGKSFRILDPVRLISLSGT; this is translated from the coding sequence ATGAACTCGTTCGAGATGTTCTCCGCTTCCGCGCTTTCCGCCTGGCTGGACCAGGCGTCCGACGCCGCGCCGCACCCCCCGAACGACCACCTTGCCGACCTCCAGAACGACGCCGCCGAAGCCTTGATGGCCCACTCCTTCCTGCGCCACTGCGCGCCGGGGCAGGCGGTGCTGGTCGAGGGTGAGCCGGCCGAATTCGTGGGGCTGGTCATTTCCGGCGTGCTCAAGGTCTGCCGGTCGCTGGCCGACGATCGGCAGCAGATCGTGGGGCTGCTTTTTGCCGGCAGCTTCTTCGGCAGGGCGTTCGAGACGGTGGCGCATTTCTCGGTCGAGGCGGCGAGCGAAGCCGAAATCCGCTGCATCCGCCGCCGTGACTTCGAGGTGCTGCTCGAGCGGCACCCGGACCTGCAGCAGCACATGCTCTCCATCGTCCTCGACGAGCTGCAGGCGGCGCGCGACTGGATGGTGCTGCTCGGCTGCCAGGAAACGCTGGAGCGGGTGGCGTGCTTCTTCGCGCTGCTGCTGCAGCGGGGCGAGGGCGGCAGCGACCGGGTGACCTTCCCGATCGGGCGGCGCGACATTGCCGGCTATCTCGGTACGACGGTCGAGACGCTCAGCCGCCAGGTGCAGTTGCTCTCGCGCGAAGGGGTCATCGAAATCCTCGACGGCAAGAGCTTCCGCATCCTCGACCCGGTCCGCCTGATCTCGCTCTCGGGAACCTAG
- a CDS encoding helix-turn-helix transcriptional regulator: MKQFYERGRLPMPPLSSPPATPGWGQADENTARHFLVRRVSNYPYNSLISCIYDLARGRAGWDNFLDTLAAAFPGCAIMVSGDDLVTGRNLVFAQRGLSPSAAAAYVTHYARLNPWREALGNWPPGHLYQDEDLAERGQALDSPYYTEWLGRQGRFDAATGFVVLRSGARQLAIELRYGVEDERLVRDRAGTILGDAAFHFHHALESARAAKDYLGNVVDDLAFPVFLLGADMRVVYANHHADALRRSGTGPFLGDRAVLRATDGVVDSHLRDFVSRAAARRSSTSIFAFDSANGRYFAIARPVVSASEATYQLHEALFDSGPITMLIVHGASGMPALPADMLWRAFGLTEAETELAEAMLGGGTVAEYAQARLVSKQTLRNQLVGLMRKTGTHRQAELVGLLTRLALTSA; encoded by the coding sequence ATGAAGCAATTTTACGAGCGGGGCCGGCTGCCCATGCCGCCGCTCTCCAGTCCCCCGGCCACACCGGGCTGGGGTCAGGCTGACGAAAATACCGCCCGGCATTTTCTGGTCCGCCGCGTTTCCAACTACCCGTATAACAGCCTGATAAGCTGCATCTACGACCTGGCCCGGGGCAGGGCAGGTTGGGATAACTTCCTCGATACGCTGGCCGCGGCCTTTCCTGGCTGCGCCATCATGGTGTCCGGCGACGACCTCGTCACCGGCCGCAACCTGGTCTTCGCCCAGCGTGGCCTCTCGCCGTCGGCGGCGGCCGCCTATGTGACTCATTATGCGCGGCTCAACCCCTGGCGCGAGGCGCTGGGCAACTGGCCGCCCGGACACCTCTACCAGGACGAGGACCTGGCCGAGCGTGGCCAGGCACTGGATTCGCCCTACTACACCGAATGGCTCGGGCGACAGGGCAGGTTCGACGCCGCCACGGGCTTCGTCGTGCTACGCTCGGGCGCTCGTCAGCTTGCGATCGAGCTGCGCTATGGCGTCGAGGATGAGCGCCTGGTGCGCGATCGGGCCGGAACCATTCTCGGCGACGCGGCCTTCCACTTCCACCACGCCCTCGAAAGCGCACGCGCTGCCAAGGACTATCTCGGCAACGTCGTGGACGACCTCGCCTTTCCCGTCTTCCTCCTCGGCGCGGATATGCGCGTGGTCTATGCCAATCATCATGCCGATGCGCTTCGCCGCAGCGGCACGGGACCGTTCCTCGGGGATCGTGCCGTCCTGCGCGCGACCGATGGCGTGGTGGATTCCCATCTGCGTGACTTCGTTTCCCGCGCCGCCGCCCGGCGTTCCTCGACCTCGATCTTCGCCTTTGACTCCGCCAATGGCCGCTACTTCGCCATCGCGCGGCCGGTCGTCTCGGCGAGCGAGGCGACCTACCAGCTGCACGAGGCGCTTTTCGACAGCGGACCGATCACGATGCTGATCGTCCACGGCGCCTCCGGCATGCCGGCCCTGCCGGCCGACATGCTCTGGCGAGCCTTTGGGCTGACCGAAGCCGAGACCGAGCTGGCCGAGGCTATGCTCGGTGGCGGCACGGTGGCCGAATATGCCCAGGCGCGGCTGGTTTCCAAGCAGACGCTCCGCAACCAGCTTGTCGGTCTTATGCGCAAGACCGGCACGCACCGGCAGGCCGAGCTGGTCGGCCTGCTGACACGACTGGCGCTGACCTCCGCCTGA
- the csgH gene encoding curli-like amyloid fiber formation chaperone CsgH has translation MNCDIVRVETPSSIELVGKVSSPVPAEGSFHFVIEKQGPAGRSDITQSGDFLVGSDSTEEELGRVTLDTDPGAFYVAHLVVEWQGGEIDCRYDSRN, from the coding sequence ATGAACTGCGACATCGTCAGGGTCGAAACACCATCCTCGATCGAGCTCGTCGGCAAGGTCTCCTCACCGGTGCCCGCCGAAGGCTCGTTCCACTTCGTGATCGAAAAGCAGGGGCCCGCCGGCCGCTCGGATATCACGCAATCGGGCGACTTCCTCGTCGGATCGGACAGCACGGAAGAAGAGCTTGGGCGCGTAACGCTCGACACGGATCCGGGCGCCTTCTACGTCGCCCATCTGGTCGTCGAATGGCAGGGCGGCGAGATCGACTGCCGCTACGATTCCCGTAACTAG
- a CDS encoding ABC transporter permease has protein sequence MMDILDNAVLAGFIAASVRMAIPILLAAIGGMFSEKSGVLNIGLEGMMLLGCFVGFAAAYASGSLIVGVLAAIVAGALLGLVLGVFAITIGSNQVVVGIALNLLMVGVTGFFFRLFFGSGTSSPRIDNFQPIDFGALAQIPIIGPLLFQHDPLTYLALLIVVLAWVIMHRSTIGLAISAAGEHPEAAETLGLNVPRIRYLCLLAGGALAGLGGAFLSLSATGLFIDNMTSGRGYIALAMLILGRRYPFGILAAALLFGAADALQLRTQLLPWNIPLQFLLMLPYVLTIVVLAIAAGRTGAPAALGAPLRRHKSDGA, from the coding sequence ATGATGGATATCCTCGACAACGCCGTCCTCGCCGGCTTCATTGCCGCCAGCGTCCGCATGGCCATCCCGATCCTCTTGGCCGCCATCGGCGGCATGTTCTCGGAAAAGTCCGGCGTCCTCAATATCGGCCTCGAAGGCATGATGCTGCTCGGTTGCTTTGTCGGCTTCGCCGCCGCCTATGCCTCGGGTTCGCTCATCGTCGGCGTCCTCGCCGCCATCGTTGCGGGCGCGCTGCTCGGCCTCGTGCTCGGGGTCTTCGCCATTACCATCGGTTCCAACCAGGTGGTGGTCGGCATTGCCCTCAACCTCCTCATGGTTGGCGTCACCGGCTTCTTCTTCCGCCTCTTCTTCGGCTCGGGCACCTCGTCCCCGCGCATCGACAATTTCCAGCCCATCGATTTCGGCGCGCTCGCCCAGATACCCATTATCGGCCCGCTGCTCTTCCAGCACGATCCGCTGACCTATCTGGCGCTGCTTATCGTCGTCCTCGCCTGGGTCATCATGCACCGCTCGACAATCGGCCTCGCCATCTCCGCCGCCGGCGAACACCCCGAGGCCGCCGAAACCCTCGGCCTCAACGTCCCCCGCATCCGCTATCTCTGTCTCCTCGCAGGCGGCGCCTTGGCGGGTCTGGGCGGAGCCTTCCTCTCGCTCAGCGCCACCGGCCTTTTCATCGACAACATGACCTCGGGCCGCGGCTACATCGCGCTCGCCATGCTGATCCTGGGCCGCCGCTACCCCTTCGGCATTCTCGCCGCGGCTCTGCTCTTCGGCGCCGCCGATGCCCTGCAGCTACGCACCCAGCTCCTGCCCTGGAACATCCCCCTCCAGTTCCTGCTGATGCTGCCCTATGTGCTGACCATCGTAGTCCTCGCCATCGCGGCGGGCCGCACCGGCGCTCCTGCGGCGCTCGGGGCGCCGCTCAGGCGCCATAAATCCGACGGGGCCTGA
- a CDS encoding ABC transporter permease: protein MIETVRRTLVARNLLSGIVAVLLALLAGALLILALGRDPIAAYGALFSASLGSTNGLAETAIRTVPLALCGIGIALAFRAGVFNVGAEGQLFIGGISAAYVGTLLDGQPQLLALSLMAVAAAVGGALWSGIAAVLKLRFRSDELITTIMLNYIGIFFVGYLLHGPLHDPGSALAQTVRLGAEARLPVLVPGTRLHFGIVIAVAAAFIAQLYLWRTVAGFRLRATGQNPRAAENAGINVRRVIVVGFLTCGALAGLAGFTEVAGVQRRMIENLSPGYGYTAIIVALLGQTNPIGVLFAAALFAALQVGSTTMESAVGVPSSLTMIIQALVVLFLLAQNVMPRFWRKKTGAAA from the coding sequence ATGATCGAAACCGTCCGCCGCACGCTCGTCGCGCGCAACCTCCTTTCCGGCATCGTCGCCGTGCTGCTGGCGCTCCTCGCCGGCGCGCTTCTCATCCTCGCCCTCGGCCGTGATCCCATCGCCGCCTATGGTGCGCTGTTCTCCGCCTCGCTCGGCTCGACCAATGGCCTGGCCGAAACCGCCATCCGCACCGTGCCGCTGGCGCTGTGCGGCATCGGCATCGCGCTGGCCTTCAGGGCAGGGGTGTTCAATGTCGGCGCCGAAGGCCAGCTCTTCATCGGCGGCATCAGCGCCGCCTATGTCGGCACGCTCCTCGATGGCCAGCCGCAATTGCTCGCCCTCTCGCTCATGGCCGTGGCCGCTGCCGTGGGCGGCGCCCTCTGGTCCGGCATCGCGGCGGTTCTCAAGCTGCGTTTCCGGTCCGATGAGCTCATCACCACCATCATGCTCAACTACATCGGCATCTTCTTCGTCGGCTACCTGCTCCACGGCCCGCTGCACGATCCCGGCTCGGCCCTGGCGCAGACCGTTCGCCTCGGCGCCGAAGCCCGTCTGCCGGTGCTCGTGCCCGGCACACGCCTCCACTTCGGCATCGTCATCGCGGTGGCTGCCGCCTTCATCGCCCAGCTCTATCTCTGGCGCACCGTCGCCGGCTTCCGCCTGCGTGCCACCGGCCAAAACCCGCGTGCCGCCGAAAATGCCGGCATCAACGTCCGCCGCGTCATCGTCGTCGGCTTCCTCACCTGCGGGGCCCTGGCGGGCCTTGCCGGCTTCACCGAAGTCGCCGGCGTGCAGCGCCGCATGATCGAGAACCTTTCGCCCGGCTATGGCTACACCGCCATCATCGTGGCTTTGCTCGGCCAGACCAACCCCATCGGCGTCCTCTTCGCCGCCGCCCTCTTCGCCGCGCTCCAGGTCGGCTCAACCACCATGGAATCCGCTGTCGGTGTGCCGTCCTCGCTCACCATGATCATCCAGGCGCTCGTCGTCCTTTTCCTCCTGGCCCAGAACGTCATGCCCCGCTTCTGGCGCAAGAAGACGGGAGCCGCCGCATGA
- a CDS encoding ABC transporter ATP-binding protein yields the protein MTSADQSVAAAGLVPAAVDMRDIRVQFGPVIANDAVDFAVRPGEIHALLGENGAGKTTLMRILAGLLQPQRGEVLIDGKPVHLASALDAQAHGIGMVHQHFMLIPTMSVAENISIGLPGVRRWFPRLGDLAREISAFGKERGLEIDANALAGSLSVAGQQRAEILKALYRGSKILILDEPTAVLTPQEATGLFEVLRSLAKAGTAIIFISHKLHEVMAVTDRITVLRRGKVAASFVTRDTNEREVARAMVGADVTLPQLDEPANQNAAPILDLSALTLKDERGLTRLDDVTLTIRSGEIVGIAGVDGNGQQELAEAVVGLRRLDSGAISIDGKPLAAAPVADRIAAGLAHIPEDRHRTAIFSPMSIAENAASETIGAAPLSRSGLIDNGALRTNAEAIVENFDVRCSGIDQPIGELSGGNQQKVVLGRAMSRDPRLVVAVQPTRGLDIGATAFLHNQLLESRRKGAAVMLVSTELDEILALSDRIAVMFKGRIIGIIERKDVTMEKLGLMLAGKAA from the coding sequence ATGACCTCCGCTGACCAATCCGTCGCAGCCGCTGGCCTCGTGCCGGCGGCTGTCGACATGCGCGACATCCGCGTGCAGTTCGGCCCCGTCATCGCCAATGACGCGGTCGATTTTGCTGTCAGGCCCGGCGAAATTCACGCTCTTCTGGGCGAGAACGGCGCCGGCAAGACCACGCTCATGCGCATTCTCGCCGGGCTCCTGCAGCCACAGCGCGGGGAAGTCCTGATCGACGGCAAGCCCGTCCACCTCGCCTCCGCGCTCGATGCGCAGGCCCATGGCATCGGCATGGTCCACCAGCATTTCATGCTGATCCCCACCATGAGCGTTGCCGAGAACATTTCCATCGGCCTTCCCGGCGTCCGCCGCTGGTTCCCGCGCCTCGGCGACCTCGCTCGCGAGATTTCCGCCTTCGGCAAGGAGCGCGGCCTCGAGATCGATGCGAACGCCCTGGCGGGTTCGCTCTCCGTCGCCGGCCAGCAGCGCGCCGAAATCCTGAAGGCCCTCTATCGCGGCTCGAAAATCCTCATCCTCGATGAGCCCACCGCCGTTCTCACCCCTCAGGAAGCCACCGGCCTTTTCGAAGTCCTGCGTTCGCTGGCCAAGGCCGGCACCGCCATCATCTTTATCAGCCACAAGCTGCACGAAGTCATGGCCGTCACCGACCGCATCACCGTGCTCCGCCGCGGCAAGGTCGCTGCCAGCTTCGTCACCCGCGACACCAATGAGCGCGAAGTCGCCCGCGCCATGGTCGGCGCCGACGTGACCCTGCCGCAGCTCGATGAGCCCGCCAACCAGAACGCCGCCCCGATCCTCGATCTGAGTGCCCTTACCCTCAAGGATGAGCGCGGCCTCACCCGGCTCGACGACGTCACCCTCACCATCCGCTCGGGCGAAATCGTCGGCATTGCCGGCGTCGACGGCAATGGTCAGCAGGAACTGGCCGAAGCCGTCGTCGGCCTTCGCCGCCTCGATTCGGGCGCCATCTCCATCGACGGCAAGCCGCTGGCCGCCGCGCCCGTCGCCGACCGCATCGCCGCCGGTCTCGCCCATATCCCCGAGGATCGCCACCGCACCGCGATCTTTTCGCCCATGTCCATCGCCGAGAACGCCGCCTCCGAAACCATCGGCGCGGCCCCGCTTTCGCGCTCCGGCCTCATCGACAACGGCGCCCTGCGCACCAATGCCGAGGCTATCGTCGAGAACTTCGACGTGCGCTGCTCGGGCATCGACCAGCCTATCGGCGAACTCTCGGGCGGCAATCAGCAGAAGGTCGTGCTCGGCCGCGCCATGAGCCGCGATCCGCGCCTCGTCGTCGCCGTGCAGCCCACGCGCGGCCTCGACATCGGCGCCACCGCCTTCCTCCACAACCAGCTGCTCGAAAGCCGCCGCAAGGGCGCTGCCGTGATGCTGGTCTCCACCGAACTCGACGAAATCCTGGCGCTCTCGGACCGCATTGCGGTCATGTTCAAGGGCCGCATCATCGGCATCATCGAGCGCAAGGACGTCACCATGGAAAAGCTCGGGCTGATGCTCGCGGGCAAGGCCGCCTGA
- a CDS encoding BMP family protein encodes MTKGWVRGLAAAAAVSIASVTASVAWAADVKIAMIMPGPITDNDWNSVGYNGLQAAAKELGVEVAYAENVTDADAERLLRDFASRGYNLIFAHSFSFGDAALNAAEDFPNVTFMAGTAASLADNLGTYSNPDYQGAYLAGMIAAGASKTGTVGWVGGMPAPNMLANLHAYEAGAEEGKAGTKVLHTFIGSWFDPPKAKEAAIAQTEQGADVLSAQGVGVIDAAIAKNVWALGAMTDQNHLGPKNVLTSVTWDLSPLVVAVAKAVEAGTWKSENWSYGIANGSVNLADFHGLDSNVDPDVLKRVNEKIEAIKAGSFEVPLDTTAVQ; translated from the coding sequence ATGACCAAGGGTTGGGTACGTGGATTGGCGGCGGCTGCTGCCGTGAGCATTGCTTCTGTCACCGCGAGCGTGGCCTGGGCCGCCGACGTGAAGATCGCCATGATTATGCCGGGCCCGATCACCGACAACGACTGGAACTCGGTCGGCTATAACGGTCTGCAGGCCGCCGCCAAGGAACTGGGCGTCGAAGTCGCCTATGCCGAGAACGTCACCGACGCTGACGCCGAGCGCCTGCTGCGCGATTTCGCCTCGCGCGGCTACAACCTGATTTTCGCCCACTCGTTCTCGTTCGGCGACGCGGCCCTCAATGCTGCCGAAGATTTCCCCAACGTCACCTTCATGGCCGGCACCGCCGCCAGCCTGGCTGACAACCTGGGCACCTATTCCAACCCGGATTACCAGGGCGCCTACCTCGCCGGCATGATCGCCGCCGGCGCCTCCAAGACCGGTACTGTCGGCTGGGTCGGCGGCATGCCCGCCCCCAACATGCTGGCCAATCTTCACGCCTATGAAGCCGGCGCCGAAGAAGGCAAGGCCGGCACCAAGGTGCTGCATACCTTCATCGGCTCGTGGTTCGATCCGCCGAAGGCCAAGGAAGCCGCCATCGCGCAGACCGAGCAGGGCGCCGACGTGCTCTCCGCCCAGGGCGTGGGCGTCATCGATGCCGCCATCGCCAAGAACGTCTGGGCGCTCGGCGCCATGACCGACCAGAACCACCTCGGCCCCAAGAACGTCCTCACCAGCGTCACCTGGGATCTCAGCCCGCTCGTGGTCGCCGTCGCCAAGGCCGTCGAGGCCGGCACCTGGAAGAGCGAGAACTGGTCCTACGGCATCGCCAACGGTTCGGTGAACCTGGCCGATTTCCACGGCCTCGATTCCAACGTCGATCCGGACGTCCTCAAGCGCGTCAACGAGAAGATCGAAGCCATCAAGGCCGGCTCCTTCGAAGTGCCGCTCGATACCACTGCGGTGCAATGA
- a CDS encoding F0F1 ATP synthase subunit A — translation MADPIHQFLITDVLNLGEFAGQRMVLTNSAAYMVLTVVLVSCLMLFAGRRLVPGRWQALAEMAYEGIAGTVRSQGGAEAMRFFPLVFTLFAFILTANLIGMVPFAFTVTSHIIVTFALAMLVFLVVTVYGLVRNGARFFRLFMPTGVPMFLAPVIVPIEIVSYISRPISHAVRLFAVMLAGHITLKVFAGFVVSLGDFGPPGLAAAILPLAMTVALTALELLMSVIQAYIFTLLTCMYLNDALHPGH, via the coding sequence ATGGCAGATCCCATCCACCAGTTCCTAATTACCGACGTCCTCAACCTCGGCGAGTTTGCCGGGCAGCGCATGGTGCTGACCAATTCGGCGGCCTACATGGTGCTGACCGTCGTGCTGGTGAGCTGCCTCATGCTGTTCGCCGGGCGTCGTCTCGTGCCGGGCCGGTGGCAAGCGCTGGCCGAGATGGCCTATGAGGGCATAGCCGGGACCGTGCGTAGCCAGGGTGGCGCCGAGGCGATGCGGTTCTTCCCGCTGGTGTTCACACTCTTCGCCTTCATCCTCACGGCCAACCTCATAGGCATGGTGCCGTTCGCCTTCACGGTCACGAGCCACATCATCGTCACCTTTGCGCTGGCCATGCTCGTGTTCCTGGTGGTGACTGTCTATGGGCTGGTACGCAACGGCGCCCGGTTCTTTCGCTTGTTCATGCCGACCGGGGTACCGATGTTCCTCGCGCCGGTCATCGTGCCGATTGAGATCGTCTCCTATATCTCTCGGCCGATCAGCCATGCGGTCCGTCTTTTCGCGGTAATGCTGGCGGGACACATCACGCTCAAGGTGTTTGCAGGGTTCGTCGTGTCGCTGGGCGATTTCGGACCGCCGGGTCTGGCCGCCGCGATCCTGCCGCTGGCAATGACCGTGGCGCTGACCGCACTGGAGCTGCTGATGTCGGTGATCCAGGCGTACATCTTTACGCTGCTCACCTGCATGTATCTCAACGATGCCCTGCATCCCGGGCACTGA
- a CDS encoding DMT family transporter — protein sequence MAWVYLVAAGILEIVWAFTMKQSNGFTRLMPTIITVVTMIGSFGLLSVAMRTLPLGTAYTIWTGIGAVGAFVVGIMVLGEVVSPMRVMAAVLIVSGLVMMKLATS from the coding sequence ATGGCCTGGGTCTATCTCGTCGCAGCCGGCATTCTCGAAATCGTCTGGGCGTTCACGATGAAGCAATCGAACGGCTTCACGCGCCTCATGCCGACCATCATCACCGTCGTCACCATGATCGGCAGCTTCGGGCTGCTGTCAGTCGCCATGCGCACCCTGCCGCTGGGCACCGCCTATACGATCTGGACCGGGATCGGGGCGGTGGGCGCATTCGTGGTCGGGATCATGGTGCTTGGAGAGGTAGTGAGCCCAATGCGGGTGATGGCCGCGGTGCTGATCGTGAGCGGGCTGGTGATGATGAAGCTGGCGACGAGCTAA